One region of Bosea sp. 29B genomic DNA includes:
- a CDS encoding flagellar hook-length control protein FliK gives APPRDGLLTPQPAAEPSLTSAARPAAIAQTLFGQAEAALDRIALAQYASLPPEAARLDQQPPARWLTEIPLALPNGTAVLPLEIERDPPQSGSATPEAPLWRVRFALDVEPLGALQGVVTLQGRAIGVSFWAEREDTSRLLRQATPDLETSLLRSRFDSAEFEVFTGHPQQAKAAAGQFLDRRS, from the coding sequence CCGCCCCGCCCCGCGACGGCCTGCTGACCCCGCAGCCGGCGGCCGAGCCGAGCCTGACCAGCGCCGCCCGCCCGGCCGCGATCGCGCAGACCCTGTTCGGCCAGGCCGAGGCCGCGCTCGATCGCATCGCGCTCGCCCAGTACGCCTCGCTGCCGCCGGAGGCCGCGCGCCTCGACCAGCAGCCACCAGCGCGCTGGCTGACCGAGATCCCGCTCGCCTTGCCGAATGGCACCGCCGTGCTGCCGCTGGAGATCGAGCGCGATCCCCCGCAATCCGGCTCCGCCACGCCCGAGGCGCCGCTCTGGCGCGTGCGCTTCGCGCTCGATGTCGAGCCGCTCGGGGCCTTGCAGGGCGTGGTCACGCTGCAAGGCCGCGCCATCGGCGTCTCCTTCTGGGCCGAGCGCGAGGACACCAGCCGCCTGCTGCGTCAGGCGACTCCCGATCTGGAGACCTCGCTGCTCAGGTCGCGCTTCGACAGCGCCGAGTTCGAGGTCTTCACCGGCCACCCGCAGCAGGCCAAGGCGGCCGCCGGCCAGTTCCTGGACCGCCGCTCATGA
- a CDS encoding EscU/YscU/HrcU family type III secretion system export apparatus switch protein, with translation MSQSQPLPLAVALEYDGQGAPRVTAKGHGVVAEKIIETAREHDIAIEQNAALAQALSAVELEDSIPEELYLATAQVIAFVLGLRRRGGPSRP, from the coding sequence ATGAGCCAATCGCAACCGCTGCCGCTCGCCGTCGCGCTCGAATATGACGGTCAGGGCGCGCCGCGCGTCACCGCCAAGGGCCATGGCGTCGTCGCTGAAAAGATCATCGAGACTGCGCGCGAACATGACATCGCCATCGAGCAGAACGCAGCGCTCGCGCAGGCGCTCTCGGCGGTCGAGCTCGAAGACAGCATCCCCGAGGAGCTTTATCTCGCCACCGCGCAGGTGATCGCCTTCGTGCTCGGCCTGCGCCGCCGTGGTGGCCCATCGCGCCCATGA
- a CDS encoding GNAT family N-acetyltransferase translates to MTASIAVRRLPAGTYGAVYAEAFADLCRRAEAPNLHMAPAAVAAALSFGIANDDIVVLAAHASDGEDLLGLWALRRTRSLHSGLVPVLEAPLVSLYEVSSAPVLDRGRAHDAAAALILTIAEAPDLPKILKLPLLPMQGNVFAALESALAATGSSIATFERWQRPMLVPEPGDDAERYLRRALGQGYKKRMQQHRQLEKAGTLAYQRHRGAEAIATLEDFLALEAAGWKGRGGTALTSLARDGAYIREIIGNFAAADAIRVDLLRLDDQPIAGGLLLDLAGQSHFLKIAYDEGKARLSPGRALAIAMLRADFAAGRPFLLDSGAGDRVDPSAYPWGERQEMANAIVALAGHSAALPKLAAAARMRLRHWRDRSPR, encoded by the coding sequence ATGACCGCTTCGATCGCGGTCCGCCGCCTGCCGGCCGGGACCTATGGCGCTGTTTACGCCGAAGCCTTCGCCGATCTCTGCCGGCGCGCCGAGGCGCCCAATCTGCATATGGCTCCGGCAGCCGTCGCGGCGGCCCTGAGCTTCGGCATCGCAAACGACGACATCGTCGTGCTGGCTGCCCATGCGTCCGACGGCGAAGACCTCCTCGGCCTTTGGGCCCTGCGTCGAACGCGCAGCCTCCACAGCGGTCTCGTCCCGGTCCTCGAAGCGCCGCTGGTGTCGCTCTACGAGGTGTCCTCGGCCCCGGTGCTCGATCGCGGGCGTGCGCATGACGCCGCCGCGGCCCTGATCCTGACCATCGCCGAGGCACCCGATCTGCCGAAGATCCTGAAGCTGCCGCTGCTGCCCATGCAGGGCAACGTCTTCGCCGCGCTCGAATCCGCGCTGGCGGCAACCGGCAGCTCCATCGCGACCTTCGAGCGCTGGCAGCGGCCGATGCTGGTCCCGGAACCCGGCGACGACGCTGAGCGCTATCTGCGCCGCGCCCTCGGCCAGGGCTACAAGAAGCGCATGCAGCAGCATCGCCAGCTGGAGAAGGCCGGCACGCTCGCCTATCAGCGCCATCGTGGCGCCGAAGCCATCGCCACGCTGGAGGATTTTCTCGCGCTTGAGGCGGCCGGCTGGAAAGGCCGTGGCGGCACCGCTCTTACCAGCCTGGCGCGCGACGGCGCCTATATCCGCGAGATCATCGGGAATTTCGCCGCCGCCGACGCCATCCGCGTCGACCTGCTCCGGCTGGACGACCAGCCCATCGCCGGCGGCCTGCTGCTCGACCTCGCCGGCCAGTCGCATTTCCTCAAGATCGCCTATGACGAGGGCAAGGCCCGGCTCTCGCCCGGGCGGGCGCTCGCCATCGCGATGCTGCGTGCCGATTTCGCCGCGGGCCGCCCCTTCCTGCTCGACAGCGGCGCCGGCGACCGGGTCGATCCGTCTGCCTATCCCTGGGGCGAACGGCAGGAGATGGCGAATGCGATCGTCGCGCTCGCCGGCCACTCCGCCGCCCTGCCCAAGCTGGCCGCGGCAGCGCGCATGCGGCTGAGACACTGGCGCGACCGCAGCCCGCGTTGA
- a CDS encoding NAD-dependent epimerase, with protein sequence MRVLVTGAAGFIGNETARVLLERGDEVVGTDNLNDYYDPALKQARLARLDGRNRFSFEKLDLADRDGMARLFAEGRFERVVHLGAQAGVRFSIENPQAYLDSNLTGFGHVLEGCRRNGVGHLVYASSSSVYGANTRTPFRVEDNVDHPVSLYAATKKANEGMAHAYSHLYGLPTTGLRFFTVYGPWGRPDMAPMIFTRKILAGEPIEVFNEGKHERDFTYVDDIVEGVVRVLDQVAAPDSAWSSDEPGPATSSAPWRLYNIGNSDPVPLMDFIATIEQALGKKAVMEMRPRQPGDVLRTAADVSALEAAVGFRPHTPLADGIGRMVRWYRDFYRV encoded by the coding sequence ATGCGCGTTCTGGTGACGGGGGCGGCCGGCTTCATCGGCAACGAGACAGCCCGGGTTCTGCTCGAACGCGGCGACGAGGTCGTCGGCACCGACAATCTCAACGACTATTACGATCCGGCCCTGAAACAGGCGCGGCTCGCCCGCCTCGACGGCCGCAACCGCTTCAGCTTCGAAAAGCTCGACCTCGCCGATCGCGACGGCATGGCCAGGCTCTTTGCCGAAGGGCGCTTCGAGCGCGTCGTCCATCTCGGCGCCCAGGCGGGCGTGCGCTTCTCGATCGAGAACCCGCAGGCCTATCTCGATTCCAATCTCACCGGCTTCGGCCATGTGCTGGAGGGCTGCCGCCGCAATGGCGTCGGGCACCTCGTCTACGCCTCGTCGAGCTCGGTCTACGGCGCCAACACCCGCACACCCTTCCGCGTCGAGGACAATGTCGACCATCCGGTCAGCCTCTACGCCGCGACCAAGAAGGCGAACGAGGGCATGGCTCATGCCTACAGCCATCTCTATGGGCTGCCGACCACGGGCCTGCGCTTCTTCACGGTCTATGGCCCCTGGGGCCGGCCCGACATGGCGCCGATGATCTTCACCCGGAAGATCTTGGCCGGCGAGCCGATCGAGGTCTTCAACGAGGGCAAGCACGAGCGCGACTTCACCTATGTCGACGATATCGTCGAGGGCGTGGTGCGCGTGCTCGACCAGGTCGCTGCGCCCGACTCCGCCTGGTCGAGCGACGAGCCCGGCCCCGCCACCTCCTCTGCCCCCTGGCGGCTCTACAATATCGGCAATTCCGATCCCGTGCCGCTGATGGACTTCATTGCCACGATCGAGCAGGCGCTCGGCAAAAAGGCGGTGATGGAGATGAGGCCGCGCCAGCCCGGCGACGTGCTGCGTACCGCCGCCGACGTCTCGGCGCTGGAGGCGGCCGTCGGCTTCCGCCCGCACACGCCGCTCGCCGACGGCATCGGTCGGATGGTGCGCTGGTATCGCGATTTCTACCGGGTTTGA
- the mog gene encoding molybdopterin adenylyltransferase — MASPAKIGIVTVSDRASAGVYADEGGPAILDYFSKALASPWQAVTRVIPDERAGIAQTLTELADKEGCCLIVTTGGTGPAPRDVTPEATEDVIDKLMPGFGELMRQVSLAKVPTAILSRQLAGIRGKSLIVNLPGRPRAIAECLDAVMPAIPYCIDLIEGPYIETDPAVVVAFRPGQKPKG, encoded by the coding sequence ATGGCATCGCCTGCGAAGATCGGCATCGTCACCGTCTCCGACCGCGCTTCGGCCGGCGTCTATGCCGACGAGGGCGGGCCGGCCATCCTCGACTATTTCAGCAAGGCATTGGCCAGCCCTTGGCAGGCGGTGACGCGTGTCATCCCCGACGAGCGCGCCGGCATCGCGCAGACGCTGACCGAGCTCGCCGACAAGGAAGGTTGCTGCCTGATCGTCACGACGGGCGGCACCGGCCCGGCCCCGCGTGACGTCACGCCGGAAGCGACCGAGGACGTGATCGACAAGCTGATGCCGGGCTTCGGCGAACTGATGCGCCAGGTCAGCCTCGCCAAGGTGCCGACCGCGATCCTCTCGCGCCAGCTTGCCGGCATTCGCGGCAAGTCGCTGATCGTCAACCTGCCCGGCCGCCCGCGCGCCATCGCCGAATGCCTCGACGCGGTGATGCCGGCGATCCCCTACTGCATCGACCTGATCGAGGGCCCTTATATCGAAACCGACCCGGCGGTCGTCGTCGCGTTCCGGCCGGGGCAGAAGCCGAAAGGGTGA
- a CDS encoding mannose-1-phosphate guanylyltransferase/mannose-6-phosphate isomerase → MTAKIVPLVMAGGSGTRLWPLSRDTMPKQFIALLDDGLSTFQATLQRLVDPAFGAPIVITNNDFRFIVAEQMLALGIKGEIVLEPERRDSAAAIAVGTVMAGKRDPEAVCVALASDHVVGDTEAFRQDCKRAARLAATGLIMTLGIKPTHPSTAYGYLAPGEALSEPGANRLSRFVEKPKFDVAEKYVAEGYLWNSGNFLFSAKTMREELSRHAPDVLSAAEAAVDKASRDLDFLRLDPDSFGRATKISIDYAVMERTAHAGMLAASFDWSDVGSWDSIHAIKPQDGDGNVLEGPAVALDTRRSLIRSEEVLTTVVGLDDVVVVSTRDAVLVASMAAAGKVKTLVEQMKADGRPEASEHLRIYRPWGWYQRIDIGARFQVKHIHVKEGGQLSLQKHFHRAEHWVVVRGTAEVTLDDTVRFVHENESVYLPIGCTHRLKNPGKIGLELIEVQVGSYTGEDDIVRIEDIYARS, encoded by the coding sequence ATGACTGCAAAGATCGTTCCCCTCGTCATGGCCGGCGGCTCCGGCACCCGGCTCTGGCCGCTCTCGCGCGACACCATGCCGAAGCAGTTCATCGCACTGCTGGATGATGGCCTCTCGACCTTCCAGGCGACGCTGCAGCGCCTGGTCGATCCAGCCTTCGGCGCGCCGATCGTCATCACCAACAATGATTTCCGCTTCATCGTCGCCGAGCAGATGCTGGCGCTCGGCATCAAGGGCGAGATCGTGCTCGAACCCGAGCGGCGCGATTCCGCCGCGGCCATCGCGGTCGGCACGGTCATGGCCGGCAAGCGCGACCCCGAGGCCGTCTGCGTCGCGCTCGCCTCCGACCATGTCGTGGGCGATACCGAAGCCTTCCGCCAGGACTGCAAGCGCGCCGCCCGCCTGGCCGCAACCGGCCTGATCATGACGCTCGGCATCAAGCCGACGCATCCGTCGACCGCCTATGGCTATCTCGCCCCCGGCGAGGCCTTGTCGGAGCCCGGTGCCAATCGCCTCTCCCGCTTCGTCGAGAAGCCGAAGTTCGATGTCGCCGAGAAATACGTCGCCGAAGGCTATCTCTGGAACAGCGGCAACTTCCTGTTCTCGGCCAAGACCATGCGCGAGGAGCTCTCGCGCCATGCCCCTGACGTGCTCTCGGCGGCCGAGGCCGCGGTCGACAAGGCGAGCCGGGACCTCGACTTCCTGCGGCTCGACCCCGACAGCTTCGGCAGGGCCACCAAGATCTCGATCGACTATGCCGTGATGGAGCGCACCGCCCATGCAGGCATGCTCGCTGCTTCTTTCGACTGGTCCGATGTCGGCTCCTGGGATTCGATCCATGCGATCAAGCCGCAGGACGGCGACGGCAACGTGCTGGAGGGTCCGGCGGTCGCGCTCGATACCCGCCGCTCGCTGATCCGCAGCGAGGAGGTATTGACCACCGTGGTCGGGCTCGACGACGTCGTCGTGGTCTCGACCCGCGATGCCGTGCTCGTCGCCTCGATGGCGGCGGCCGGCAAGGTCAAGACCCTGGTCGAGCAGATGAAGGCGGATGGGCGCCCGGAAGCCAGCGAGCATTTACGCATCTACCGGCCCTGGGGCTGGTATCAGCGCATCGACATCGGCGCCCGCTTCCAGGTCAAGCACATCCACGTCAAGGAGGGCGGCCAGCTCAGCCTGCAGAAGCATTTCCACCGCGCCGAGCACTGGGTCGTGGTGCGCGGCACGGCCGAGGTCACGCTCGATGACACCGTCCGCTTCGTTCACGAGAATGAGTCCGTCTATCTGCCGATCGGCTGCACGCACCGGCTGAAGAACCCCGGCAAGATCGGGCTCGAGCTGATCGAGGTCCAGGTCGGCAGCTACACCGGCGAGGACGACATCGTCCGCATCGAGGACATCTACGCGCGCAGTTGA
- a CDS encoding glutathione peroxidase gives MRFSRRQILALLALAPATPALAAQGEGNAYAFSFDRAEGGRIPLSAYRHKPILIVNTATQCGLAGQFAGLEQLWERYRERGLVLIAVPSNDFGGQEPLDGAAIAEAVRQSHGANYPITQKNVVRGPDAHPFYRWAANQRPSELPSWNFHKYLIGRDGSLVGSFSSRMDPLSPELIRAIGQELAKD, from the coding sequence ATGCGCTTCAGTCGTCGCCAGATTCTCGCCTTGCTCGCGCTCGCACCGGCTACTCCGGCGCTCGCCGCGCAGGGAGAGGGCAATGCCTACGCCTTCAGCTTCGACCGGGCGGAAGGCGGGCGCATCCCGCTCTCGGCTTATCGCCACAAGCCGATCCTGATCGTCAACACGGCGACGCAGTGCGGGCTGGCCGGGCAATTCGCCGGGTTGGAGCAGCTCTGGGAGCGCTATCGCGAGCGCGGCCTCGTCCTGATCGCGGTGCCGAGCAATGACTTCGGCGGGCAGGAGCCGCTCGACGGCGCGGCGATCGCCGAAGCGGTCCGCCAGAGCCATGGCGCGAACTATCCGATCACCCAGAAGAACGTGGTGCGCGGGCCGGATGCCCACCCGTTCTATCGCTGGGCCGCCAACCAGCGCCCGAGCGAGTTGCCGAGCTGGAATTTCCACAAATACCTGATCGGCCGCGACGGCAGCCTGGTCGGCAGTTTCAGCTCGCGGATGGACCCGCTCTCGCCGGAACTGATCCGTGCGATCGGGCAGGAGCTGGCGAAGGACTGA
- a CDS encoding response regulator yields the protein MSKARSDYRILVVDDQKSMRGLATYFLKQIEFQDIDEAENAREALMKMQTKRYDLLLLDWNMDGMSGIDLLRAIRSVPELNQIKIIMATSERSVDKMDEATSNGADHYVVKPYELRDLEVRVKKVLAC from the coding sequence ATGTCCAAGGCGAGAAGCGACTACCGCATCCTCGTGGTCGACGACCAGAAGAGCATGCGTGGCCTTGCCACCTATTTCCTCAAGCAGATCGAGTTCCAGGACATCGACGAGGCGGAGAACGCCCGCGAGGCCCTGATGAAGATGCAGACCAAGCGCTATGATCTGCTGCTGCTCGACTGGAACATGGACGGGATGAGCGGCATCGACCTCCTGCGCGCCATCCGCTCGGTGCCGGAACTCAACCAGATCAAGATCATCATGGCGACCTCGGAACGCTCGGTCGACAAGATGGACGAGGCGACCAGCAACGGCGCCGACCATTATGTCGTGAAGCCCTATGAGCTGCGCGATCTCGAGGTGCGCGTGAAGAAGGTGCTCGCCTGCTGA
- the cheB gene encoding chemotaxis-specific protein-glutamate methyltransferase CheB produces MSPLTSSAGPVKVLVVDDSVLMQKLMTQIINSTPGFQVIGVAGSAEEGWDAIQDLRPDILTLDLELPGRHGLKLLARVLKQDPLPVLIVSAFGGPGADNTIQALELGAIDFIEKPDGSTHTLEGFMKHVAAALQRASASRRMLAAAKGLVAQQRSAMAVPVRPTVASHAPANHGKVALIAIGASTGGVPAVQTVMRDAAHLRLPIAVVQHMPAGYTAKFAARLSAATGLDVREAADGERLRPGMAVVAPGGPKHLEIEERRGELICHLKEAPLVSGHCPSVDVMFHSVARALGAHAIGVLLTGMGRDGADGLLAMRKAGAATLIQSGETCVVNGMPKAAFELGAAERVVPLDQIGGAIAALLGERPQQRTA; encoded by the coding sequence ATGAGCCCGCTGACCTCGTCCGCCGGCCCGGTGAAGGTCCTCGTCGTCGACGATTCCGTGCTGATGCAGAAGTTGATGACGCAGATCATCAACTCGACGCCCGGCTTCCAGGTGATCGGCGTCGCCGGCAGCGCCGAGGAGGGCTGGGACGCGATCCAGGACCTGCGGCCCGACATCCTGACGCTCGATCTCGAGCTGCCCGGCCGGCACGGCCTCAAGCTGCTGGCGCGGGTGCTGAAGCAGGACCCGCTGCCGGTGCTGATCGTCTCTGCCTTCGGCGGGCCGGGCGCCGACAACACCATCCAGGCGCTGGAGCTCGGCGCGATCGACTTCATCGAGAAGCCGGACGGGTCAACGCATACGCTCGAAGGCTTCATGAAGCATGTCGCCGCGGCGCTGCAGCGCGCCTCGGCCAGCCGGCGGATGCTGGCGGCCGCCAAGGGGCTCGTGGCCCAACAGCGGTCGGCCATGGCCGTGCCGGTCAGGCCGACGGTGGCGTCTCATGCGCCAGCCAATCACGGCAAGGTCGCGCTGATCGCGATCGGCGCCTCGACCGGCGGCGTGCCGGCGGTGCAGACCGTGATGCGCGACGCCGCGCATTTGCGCCTGCCGATCGCCGTGGTGCAGCACATGCCGGCGGGCTACACCGCCAAGTTCGCCGCGCGGCTCTCGGCCGCGACCGGGCTCGACGTGCGCGAGGCGGCCGATGGCGAGCGGCTTCGGCCGGGCATGGCGGTCGTGGCGCCGGGCGGCCCAAAGCATCTCGAGATCGAGGAGCGCCGCGGCGAGCTCATCTGTCATCTCAAGGAGGCGCCGCTGGTCAGCGGGCACTGCCCCTCGGTCGACGTGATGTTCCATTCGGTTGCCCGGGCGCTCGGGGCGCATGCGATCGGCGTGCTGCTTACCGGCATGGGCCGCGATGGCGCTGACGGTTTGTTAGCCATGCGCAAAGCCGGCGCTGCGACGTTAATCCAAAGTGGCGAGACCTGTGTGGTAAACGGGATGCCGAAAGCCGCGTTCGAGTTGGGCGCCGCCGAACGGGTCGTGCCGCTCGACCAGATCGGAGGCGCCATCGCGGCACTGCTGGGCGAGCGCCCGCAGCAGCGCACCGCATAG
- a CDS encoding chemoreceptor glutamine deamidase CheD: MSLTRSSRRYFDPRFEATIITVAPGEHEITSAKDEIVATVLGSCVSVCMRDPQIGVGGLNHFLLPKNNGGTDASAGERYGDTAMEVLINGLLKRGARRGQLEAKVFGGARVLSGATMLAIGEGNIIFVNEFLAREGIPVVSRDVGGTRSRRIHYQPATGRAWVQHVQQAARDPEREQEMAYLNRLKTQPVAGEVEIW; encoded by the coding sequence ATGAGCCTGACCCGATCCTCACGGCGCTATTTCGATCCGCGCTTCGAAGCGACCATCATCACGGTTGCGCCGGGCGAGCACGAGATCACCTCGGCCAAGGACGAGATCGTCGCCACCGTGCTCGGCTCCTGCGTCTCAGTCTGCATGCGCGACCCGCAGATCGGCGTCGGCGGGCTAAACCATTTCCTGCTGCCGAAGAACAATGGCGGCACCGACGCCAGTGCCGGCGAGCGCTATGGCGACACTGCCATGGAAGTGCTGATCAACGGGCTGCTCAAGCGCGGCGCCAGGCGCGGCCAGCTCGAGGCCAAGGTCTTCGGCGGTGCGCGCGTGCTCTCCGGCGCCACCATGCTGGCGATCGGCGAGGGCAACATCATCTTCGTCAACGAGTTCCTCGCCCGCGAGGGCATTCCGGTGGTATCCAGGGATGTCGGCGGCACACGTTCGCGCCGCATCCACTACCAGCCCGCGACCGGGCGCGCCTGGGTCCAGCACGTCCAGCAGGCGGCGCGCGATCCCGAGCGCGAGCAGGAGATGGCCTACCTCAACCGCCTCAAGACCCAGCCGGTGGCTGGTGAAGTGGAGATCTGGTGA
- a CDS encoding protein-glutamate O-methyltransferase CheR has translation MLAPQPVQSDTTLSRDDMALVAKLVYEHAGIVIREHKEAMARGRLARRVKVLGLGSIAEYCAYLRTPSASDEIPELINAVTTNHTAFFRERHHFDHLRKDVLPRLIQERAGRRGRIRIWSAACSSGEEPYSAAAISRDVIGHRSDLDFKILATDIDTDILDRAAAGQYPAEQFDRLPADLRPLLRLEGQSSRGEARIAEDLKRLIAFKRLNLIERWPMKGPFDVIFCRNVFIYFDTPTKAAILDRYVALLQPGGFLYLGHSESLPQPHPQLRLIGRTIYERTP, from the coding sequence ATGCTTGCCCCGCAACCTGTCCAGTCAGACACCACGCTCAGCCGGGACGATATGGCCCTGGTGGCCAAGCTGGTCTACGAGCACGCCGGCATCGTCATCCGCGAGCACAAGGAGGCGATGGCGCGCGGCCGGCTGGCGCGGCGCGTCAAGGTGCTCGGCCTCGGCTCGATCGCGGAATACTGCGCCTATCTGCGCACGCCGTCGGCGAGCGACGAGATTCCCGAGCTGATCAACGCGGTCACCACCAACCACACCGCCTTCTTCCGCGAGCGCCATCATTTCGACCACCTGCGCAAGGACGTGCTGCCGCGCCTGATCCAGGAGCGGGCAGGGCGGCGCGGGCGCATCCGGATCTGGTCGGCGGCCTGCTCCTCGGGCGAGGAGCCCTACAGCGCCGCCGCGATCTCGCGCGACGTGATCGGCCATCGCAGCGATCTCGACTTCAAGATCCTCGCGACCGACATCGACACTGACATCCTCGACCGGGCGGCGGCGGGGCAATACCCGGCCGAGCAGTTCGACCGGCTGCCGGCGGACTTACGCCCGCTGCTCAGGCTGGAGGGCCAGAGTTCCCGCGGCGAAGCCCGCATCGCCGAGGACCTGAAGCGGCTCATCGCCTTCAAGCGGCTGAACCTGATCGAGCGCTGGCCGATGAAGGGGCCGTTCGACGTGATCTTCTGCCGCAACGTCTTCATCTATTTCGATACACCGACCAAGGCCGCGATCCTCGACCGCTATGTCGCCCTGCTGCAGCCCGGCGGCTTCCTCTATCTCGGCCATTCCGAATCCCTGCCGCAGCCGCATCCCCAGCTCAGGCTGATCGGCCGCACCATCTACGAGCGCACGCCATGA
- a CDS encoding methyl-accepting chemotaxis protein produces the protein MTQLGAFSKLSVKLPALFAGGAAVSGGLVAYAVQQSATARLGAIGLSSQQVEAALSGFASTALPFGVAGVAVAAGLGWLVARSLARPMMAMREGMEKLSEGAPGATPELARRDEIGQLSRALRQVQESSVEAGRIRAALDGCRTAIMVCDANGRIVYVNKSLLKFFSEAQEDFRAAFPGVSAKDMLGKVLELFAGPQGIPEARAMRVALGRRMVGLTLTVTTQPDGQRLGSTIEWRELTEELRAADEVAAVVAAAAEGDFSRRVPLAGKPEALQRIATGVNEINAIVEAATDEFAAVLAGLSEGDLTGRIDGVYDGRLGELKAGLNQTLARLTQTVSGIQLAAAHVAATAVEIKAGAVDLAGRTEQSAAGLEETADTTGQLAASITQSAGRSRAATELAGEAMAVAGSGQQVVAETIAAIGQMEQSSARIAEIVTVIDGIAFQTNLLALNAAVEAARAGEAGKGFAVVASEVRTLAQRSATAAKDIKGVIANSNAQVAEGVRLVRRTGETLGKIVTAVEQVSATVSEISQASAGQAGDIAAMSRSVTAMDEATQQNAALAEQSAGAAASLAEQTQALRELADVFRFERPMAHARSLPAPALSEPRRAPARQDHHRSTEARPATPRRRVAGGGRMDEWVES, from the coding sequence ATGACTCAGCTGGGCGCCTTCTCGAAACTCTCGGTCAAGCTGCCGGCGCTGTTCGCCGGCGGCGCTGCCGTTTCGGGTGGGCTCGTCGCATACGCGGTCCAGCAGAGCGCAACCGCCCGGCTCGGCGCCATCGGCCTGTCCAGCCAGCAGGTCGAGGCGGCCCTGTCGGGTTTCGCAAGCACGGCCTTGCCGTTCGGCGTCGCCGGCGTGGCTGTTGCGGCAGGTCTTGGCTGGCTCGTGGCCCGTTCGCTGGCGCGGCCGATGATGGCGATGCGCGAAGGCATGGAGAAGCTCTCGGAGGGTGCGCCCGGCGCCACGCCGGAGCTCGCCCGCCGCGACGAGATCGGCCAGCTCTCGCGGGCTCTGCGCCAGGTCCAGGAAAGCTCGGTCGAGGCCGGGCGGATCCGGGCGGCCCTCGACGGCTGCCGCACCGCGATCATGGTCTGCGATGCGAACGGGCGGATCGTCTACGTCAACAAGTCGCTGCTCAAGTTCTTCAGCGAGGCGCAGGAGGATTTCCGCGCTGCCTTCCCGGGTGTCTCGGCCAAGGACATGCTCGGCAAGGTGCTGGAGCTGTTCGCCGGCCCGCAAGGCATTCCCGAAGCGCGCGCGATGCGCGTCGCGCTCGGCCGGCGCATGGTCGGGCTGACGCTGACCGTCACGACGCAGCCCGATGGCCAGAGGCTCGGCTCGACGATCGAGTGGCGCGAGCTGACCGAGGAGTTGCGGGCCGCCGACGAGGTCGCGGCCGTCGTCGCCGCCGCGGCGGAGGGCGATTTCTCCCGGCGCGTGCCGCTCGCCGGCAAGCCCGAGGCGCTGCAGCGCATCGCCACGGGCGTCAACGAGATCAACGCGATCGTCGAGGCCGCCACCGACGAGTTCGCCGCCGTGCTGGCCGGCCTCAGCGAAGGGGATCTGACGGGCCGTATCGATGGCGTCTATGACGGGCGGCTCGGCGAGCTGAAGGCCGGGCTCAACCAGACTTTGGCACGGCTGACGCAGACCGTCTCCGGCATCCAGCTGGCAGCCGCGCATGTCGCGGCGACGGCGGTGGAGATCAAGGCGGGCGCGGTCGACCTTGCCGGGCGCACTGAACAATCGGCTGCAGGCCTGGAAGAGACGGCCGATACCACCGGCCAGCTCGCGGCCTCGATCACGCAGAGCGCCGGCCGCTCGCGCGCCGCGACTGAGCTCGCCGGCGAGGCGATGGCGGTCGCCGGCAGCGGGCAGCAGGTCGTCGCCGAGACGATCGCAGCGATCGGGCAGATGGAGCAGTCCTCGGCGCGGATCGCCGAGATCGTCACCGTGATCGACGGCATCGCCTTCCAGACCAACTTGCTGGCGCTGAACGCTGCGGTCGAGGCCGCCCGCGCCGGTGAGGCCGGGAAGGGCTTCGCCGTGGTCGCAAGCGAGGTGCGCACTTTGGCGCAGCGCTCGGCCACGGCCGCCAAGGACATCAAGGGCGTGATCGCCAATTCAAATGCGCAGGTTGCCGAAGGCGTGCGCCTGGTGCGCCGGACCGGCGAGACGCTCGGCAAGATCGTCACGGCGGTCGAGCAGGTCTCGGCGACGGTGTCGGAGATTTCGCAGGCGAGCGCCGGTCAGGCCGGCGACATCGCCGCGATGAGCCGCTCCGTCACAGCGATGGACGAGGCGACGCAGCAGAATGCGGCACTGGCCGAGCAGAGCGCCGGCGCGGCGGCGAGCCTCGCCGAGCAGACACAGGCGCTGCGCGAGCTCGCCGACGTCTTCCGCTTCGAGCGGCCGATGGCTCATGCACGATCGCTGCCGGCCCCTGCACTGAGCGAGCCGCGCCGTGCGCCGGCCCGCCAGGACCATCATCGTTCCACCGAAGCCCGCCCCGCCACTCCGCGCCGCCGCGTCGCCGGTGGCGGCCGGATGGATGAGTGGGTCGAGTCCTAA